The Geminocystis sp. NIES-3709 genome contains a region encoding:
- a CDS encoding sulfotransferase, with product MFQDNSTVFFDKNIIYVTGLPRAGSTLLCQLLGIHSHIYSIGHSSPLCPTLMKLRSSLSENPFLLSQLDVNFDLTYQRLINSFRGFINGWFRETPQSWVVDKNRGWLHHLETVYSLDPNFRMLVCVRELGQIYGSIEAQHQKTILLDFPDNLASLSPFDRADKLFNNSGVIGNPLHAMEVVQDLNSELQQRLYYVVFEHLMIEPVTVMKNIYEWLGLSPISFNPQQLPVKSSESDSHYHFKYLHRTYTQIKPPNSHVIPKRIQSELFKKYAWFYQTFYPGLLKPELTVRNL from the coding sequence ATGTTTCAAGATAATTCTACTGTTTTTTTTGATAAAAATATTATCTATGTAACAGGCTTACCCCGTGCGGGTTCGACTCTTTTGTGTCAACTGTTAGGGATTCATTCTCATATCTATAGTATAGGTCACAGTTCACCTCTGTGTCCTACTCTCATGAAATTACGTTCCAGTCTCAGCGAAAATCCTTTTTTACTTTCCCAACTAGATGTTAATTTCGATCTCACTTACCAACGTTTAATTAATTCTTTTCGTGGCTTTATTAATGGTTGGTTTCGAGAAACGCCACAATCATGGGTGGTAGACAAAAATCGAGGATGGTTACATCATCTTGAAACAGTTTATTCTTTAGATCCTAATTTTCGTATGCTTGTTTGTGTAAGAGAATTAGGGCAGATTTACGGTTCTATTGAAGCACAACATCAAAAAACAATCTTATTAGATTTTCCTGACAATCTCGCTAGTTTATCACCGTTCGATCGAGCCGATAAACTTTTCAATAATAGTGGAGTTATTGGCAATCCTCTCCATGCCATGGAAGTTGTACAAGATTTGAACAGTGAACTTCAGCAACGTCTTTATTATGTCGTATTTGAACATTTAATGATAGAACCTGTTACCGTAATGAAAAATATATATGAGTGGCTAGGATTATCCCCTATTTCTTTTAACCCTCAACAATTACCCGTAAAATCCTCTGAAAGTGATAGTCACTATCATTTTAAATATCTTCATCGCACCTATACTCAAATTAAACCTCCAAATTCTCATGTCATTCCCAAACGTATTCAGTCTGAACTATTTAAAAAATATGCTTGGTTTTATCAAACCTTTTATCCCGGATTATTAAAACCTGAGTTAACTGTCAGAAACCTTTAA